In Nocardia sp. NBC_00403, the DNA window ACGAGCCGACCTCCGCACTGGACCCGGAAATGGTCCAGGAGGTGCTCGATGTGATGGTGTCGCTGGCCAAAGAAGGGATGACCATGCTGGTGGTCACCCACGAAATGGGTTTTGCTCGTCGCGCCGGGAACAGGGTGCTGTTCATGGCCGACGGACAGGTGGTCGAGGATGCCGAGCCGGAGGCATTCTTCACCGCGCCGAAATCTGAGCGTGCGAAGGATTTCCTCGGGAAAATATTGAGCCACTGACCATCTGACAATCACGGCCATCGAAAACCATATGAGGGAAGGAACTCGATGAGGATCAACCGTGCGCTTCGAATCGGTGTCGGGGCGATCGCCCTGGCGCTGACCGCCGCAACCGCAGCCGCTTGTGGCGGAGGCGACAGCAAGACCGCCCTGGACAACGCCAAGGACGGCAAACTCACTGTCGGGATCAAGTTCGACCAGCCCGGCCTGGGCCTGCGCAACAAGGACGGCTCCTACAGCGGGTTCGATATCGAGGTCGCCAAATACGTCGCCGGCAAGCTCGGCGTGAAGCCGGAAAGCATCACCTTCAAGGAAGCCCCGTCCGGCCAGCGCGAGACGCTGATCGAGAACGGACAGGTCGACTACATTGTCGCCACCTACTCGATCAACGACAAGCGCAAGGAGAAGGTCGACTTCGCCGGGCCCTACTACGTTGCGGGCCAGTCCCTGCTGGTGAAGGCCGACAACAGCAACATCAACGGCCCCGATGATCTGAAGGGGAAGAAGGTCTGCTCGGTGAAGGGCTCGACCCCCGCCCAGAACATCGAGAAGAACTACCCCGACACCCAGCTGCAGACCAACGACACCTACTCGCTGTGTCTCGAGGGCCTCTCGGCAGGTTCGTATGACGCGGTGACCACCGACGACATCATTCTGGCCGGTTATGCCGCGCAAAGTGCGGGCTCGTACAAGGTCGTCGGCAAGCCGTTCACCACGGAGAACTACGGCATCGGCGTGAAGAAGGGCGACAAGGAACTCCGCGACAAGGTCAACGACGCAATCGAGGCGATGATTGCGGACGGCTCTTGGAAGAAGGCGTTCGACACGACGGTCGGTGTCTCGGGCTACCAGGCCCCGACTCCGCCGACGGTGAACCGGTACTGAGATTGCTGACTGGGTGGTCCGGAAGGGCCACCCAATCGCTCTCGACGTGCTGAGGGATGGTTTCACCGTCGCTACAAGCCCTGCACATCGCGCGGCCAGGATGATCCCCGGCCTCGCGCACCGACCCCGATCGGAGGGACGGATCCGCCGTGTTCGACCTGATCTCGAGGTATGACGTCCTCGGAGCCTTCTGGGTGACCATCAAGCTGACCGCGTCGTCCGCGGTCCTTGCCCTGATCCTTGGCACATTTGTCGCCGCAATGCGCGTATCCCCCGTGCCGGTCGCCCGTTTCCTCGGCAGCGCCTACGTCACCATCTTCCGCAACACCCCGCTCACGCTGATCATCGTGTTCTGCTCGCTGGGCCTCTATTCGACCATGGGCTGGAAGCTGGCACCAGAAGGCCCGAACTCGCTGGCGCAGAACAACTTCCGGTATGCGGTACTAGGACTCAGCATCTACACCGCGGCATTCGTCTGCGAATCGTTGCGCTCTGGCATCAACACCGTGCCGATGGGCCAGTCGGAGGCAGGCCGCTCACTGGGCTTCAGCTTCACACAGAATCTGCGCATCGTGGTGTTGCCGCAAGCATTCCGCTCGGTCATCGCGCCGCTCGGCAGCGTACTGATCGCACTGACCAAGAACTCCACGATCGCCTCGGCGATCGGCGTCGCCGAGGCCGCGACTCTGATGGCCAAGATGAACGAGAACGAGGCCGCGCTGATCACTATCGGCGCCATCTTCGCGCTCGGCTTCGTGATCCTGACCCTGCCGACCGGCCTGCTGTTCGGCTGGCTCGCCAAGCGATTCGAGGTGGCCCGATGAGTACCGGTGCTTCGGTTCTTTTCGACGCGCCGGGTCCCCGGGCGCGCATCCGCAACCAGATCTATTCCGTCATCGCCGTCATCGCCGTGTTGGCGATCGGCTGGGTGTTCTACCGCGGCTTCGCCGATAAGGGACAGTTCACCACGGAGAAGTGGAAGCCGTTCACAGAGGCCGACGTCTGGACGACCTACCTGCTGCCCGGCCTGCGGGGCACCCTCGTCGCGGCGCTGCTCTCGATTGTGTTCGCGCTCGTGATCGGCATGATCTTCGGCATCCTCCGGCTGTCGGAGCACCGTCTGGTGCGGTGGGTGGCAGGGGCGATCGTCGAGGTGGCCCGGTCTATCCCCGTGCTGATCTTGATGATCTTCCTTTTCTACATCTTCTCCGACTACAAGTTGTTCAAGGTCGATCAGCTCGCCCTCGCGGCCGTCGTGATCGCGCTGACCGTCTACAACGGCTCAGTTATCGCCGAGATCGTGCGCGCGGGCATCAAGTCGCTACCGAAGGGGCAGACCGAGGCCGCAGTGGCACTGGGGCTGCGCAAGGGGCAGCTGATGCGGTTGATCCTGCTGCCGCAAGCGATCACCGCGATGCTTCCCGCATTGATCTCGCAAATGGTTGTCGCACTGAAGGATTCGGCGCTCGGCTACCAGATCACCTACCTCGAGATCGTGCGTCAGGGCTCGCAACTCGGCGCGTCCGAACGGAATACGGTGCCCGCACTGATCGTCGTCGCGATCGTCATGATTCTGCTGAACAGCACGCTGACATTCGTGGCGAACAAGCTGGAGCAACGGTTGCGCTCGCGCAAACGGGCCAAGGGCGCAACGGTCCTCGCGGCCGACTCAGTCCTCACCGACGCCGCACCGGGCATGGATATCACGAAGAAGCCGTGAGCCTCGACGCGACGGCATTAGACGAATAACTGGCCCGGACCCGAGGGCCGGGCCTGCGGGCGCTCGATGCGGTAATCCGCTCGAGCGCACCGCCATTCGAAGCGACGGGCGGCGAACCGAGCCGGGCACCCGCCACAAGCCCCCTCCCCTCCCGATTGCACTGAAGGCCGCACCTTTTCTCGGCATCCGCCCACTCCAAGCGCTACATCCTCGACGGTAGGCACCGAAATCACCTACCTCCATACGGGCGGCATCCGACATAGAAGGGTCCAGATGAGCGCCGCAACAACCGAAATCATCGCCCGCGCAGTCATCCGCGACGGCGATCGGCTGCTCGTGGCACGCGCACGCGGCAAGAAATGGGCGTTCCTACCCGGTGGCCATGTCAAGCCCGGAGAGCCTGTCGAGTCAGCCCTGGTCCGTGAACTGTTGGAAGAACTCGGAACGGCGAGCAGGATCCTCGGCCTCGTCGGTGTCGTCGAGCACGGATACGTCGACGACGAATCGACCACACGTCATGAGGTGAATCTGGTGTTCGCCGCTGAGGTGGACAGTTTCCCCGCCAGCCAGGAAGGTCACCTCGAATTCTTCTGGTTGCCGATAAACCAGCTGTCGACGACCGATCTGCGACCGAGCGCGTTGAAGGGCGTCATCGCCAGCGGTGCACAGTCGTTCTGGCACGGTTGGAACGGCTGAGTATGGGATGTTCCGATCCGAAGGGAGACGGACCGGGATATGCAAACGAGTGCCAGGCCCGAGGGGCACCAGGCAACCGGTGAACCACCGAATCCAGTGGCGAGATTGTGGCCGGGACGACTTCGCCGAGGTCGCTGCGCGAGCTGCTGAGGGGGTACGGAGCAGCTGCCGGAGCTAGTCGATCGAGTCAGGAAGGTCTTCGATGTCGGAGGCTGTGCCGTGGCTTGCCAGTTCGGCTTTCACCACCTGGTAGGCGGTGGACTGGTTGTAGCCGCGGCGGGCGAGCATGCCGACGAGGCGGCGAATTGCTTTGTCGCGGTCCAGGTTTGCCGGCATCGAGCGGAGTTTGCGGCGAACCAGTTCGACGGCGCGGGATTCCTCGTCGTCCGAGGTGATGGCGTCCAAAGCGGGGGCGGCGTCGGACGGCGCGACGCCCTTGCGGCGGAGTTCTCGAGCAAGGGCCTGTTTGCCTTTACCGGAGAAGGTGTGGCGGGCGTGCACCCACTCTTCGGCGAAGGCGGCGTCATTGATGAGGTCGATCTCGGCGAGACGGTCCAGGGCGGCCTCGGTCACTTCGGGTGTGAATCCCTTGGCGGCCAAGCGTTGTGCGAGTTCTGCGCGGCTGCGGGCGCGGACGGCGAGCAGGCGCAGACTTGCGTCCTTTGCCTGCTCGACCGTCCCGCCCGGCGGGGTCGGTTCCGACGAGGACCGGTGCGCCCCGGCCTGTTTCGGCTCCGATCGACCCCGCTCGGATCCGGCCGCCACCGGATCCGCCTCCCATCGGCTTCCCGAACGATCAGAATCGCCCGATGAGGTGGCTTTCGCCCGCCTACGCTTGGATGTGGACCCAGTCGAGCGCGCCCGCTGCGGTTCGAGCGCGCTCGACCAGCTTCCTCCTATGTCCGGATCGGCCGAACCACCTTCAGCCGACCGGAATCGCCCGAATCCGGACTCGTGCGGTCGCGATCCAGTGTTGACCGGATCAGCGGAACGGCCAGAAGCGGACAGGAGTTCGTGCAGCCGACGCCGCGTTTCGTTCACCGGGTCGGGCCGCGCCTCATCGGGCGCGGCCGGACCGGAACGTTGCGGTGTGCGTCGGCCGTTCATCGGATCAGAAATCGGCGGGCACCTCGGCGACCGCATCGGCTGCGGTCACATCGGCGCCGATGCCGAGCTTTTCCTTGATCTTCTTCTCGATCTCGTCGCGGATATCGGTGTTCTCCAGCAGGAACTTGCGGGCATTCTCCTTGCCCTGACCCAGCTGGTCACCGTCGTAGGTGTACCAGGATCCGGACTTACGAACGAAGCCGTGCTCGACACCCATGTCGATGAGCGAGCCTTCCTTGCTGATGCCGAAGCCGTACAGGATGTCGAACTCGGCCTGCTTGAACGGCGGCGACACCTTGTTCTTGACCACCTTGACGCGGGTGCGGTTGCCCACCGCGTCGCTGCCGTCCTTGAGTGTCTCGATGCGGCGCACATCCAGGCGCACCGAGGCGTAGAACTTCAGCGCCTTACCACCCGTGGTGGTTTCGGGGGAACCGAACATCACGCCGATCTTCTCGCGCAGCTGGTTGATGAAGATGGCGGTGGTACCCGTGTTGCTCATCGCACCGGTCATCTTGCGCAGCGCCTGGCTCATCAGACGGGCCTGCAGACCGACGTGGCTGTCACCCATCTCGCCCTCGATCTCGGCGCGCGGCACCAGCGCGGCCACCGAGTCGATGACGATGATGTCCAGCGCGCCGGAGCGGACCAGCATGTCGGCGATTTCCAGGGCCTGCTCACCGGTGTCCGGCTGCGAGACGAGCAGGGCGTCGGTATCGACGCCGAGCTTGCGGGCGTACTCGGGATCGAGGGCGTGCTCGGCGTCGATGAAGGCCGCGACACCGCCCGCCGCCTGCGCGTTGGCCACCGCGTGCAACGCGACGGTCGTCTTGCCCGAAGATTCCGGGCCGTAGATCTCCACGACACGACCGCGCGGCAACCCACCGATACCGAGGGCCACATCCAGCGCGATGGAACCGGTCGGGATCACCGAGATGGGCTGGCGGGCCTCCTCGCCGAGACGCATGACCGCGCCCTTGCCGAAGCTCTTCTCCACCTGAGCCAACGCCATCTCGAGCGCCTTGTCGCGGTCATACGCCTGTGGTGCCATGTCCTGATCCCCTTTTCGCCGGGTAAGTCTTCGTTCTTGGTTGGCGCCCACATTAGAGGGCGGCACCGACAAGTTCTGACGCCAACATTAGACGAACAGATGTTCGAGTCAAGCGACGCGCCCGGTAACACGCGAACCGGCTTTCCCGCCCCTGGCAACCGGCCCGTTAAGCGAGGTCGAGCCGTGACGGAGCCGCCGAACATCGACGTGATCCGATCACCGCACCAAGGAAATCCGATCACTGTCCAGCAGCGTCTGCGCCTGCTTGAAGACCCGCAGCGCGGGCGTGACCTCGACGTCGGTGATTCCGTCGAGGGGGCCGAGCCGCTGCGTGACATAGCGGTAGAGGTGTGCAGTATCGCTACACACGATCGAAACCATCAGATTGGTAGGCCCGGTGGTCGCGGCGACGAACACGGTTTCCGGGTGCGCCGCGATCGCGGCACCCGTCGCCTCGAGGTCGGCGGGCCGGGTGCGCAACCACAGCGCTGCCCGCACGGCATATCCCATCCGCTCGATCGCGAAGTCGAGGTCGAAATACAGCACCCTGGATTCGACGAGTTCGGCCATCCGGCGGGCCACTCGCGTTGCAGTCCAGCCGATTTCGGCGGCAATCTGTGCGTACGGCGCGCGGCCGTCGCGGCCGAGAATCATCAGCATCGCCTCGTCCTGCGCCGAGAAGTCGACCGGAGCCTCCGGCCCGACGTGGTCGGCCGTCGATCCTCGCGGACCGAGTTGGCGCAACTGGGCCCGGGTCAGCAGGTGACTGTAATGCGGCCAATCCTCCGCGAGCGGGAACCGGTGGATCACCTCGTGCGCGATCAGCCCGGTCACCTGACTGGCCTGGGGCAGTGTGTGCAGCAACAGTCTGTCGCGACGCTCGGCGGAGCGTGGCCGGCTCACACAGGTCACCTCGGACCCGGTGGACAGCAAGGTGACCCAGCTCAGATCGGGGAACCTGGCCAGCGATTCGGCCAGCCGCACCGCCTTGTCCGGTGTCGACCGGAGCCGGATCACCCAGCGGGCGTGCCCGAGCGGCACCGCGTTCACCTGGCCCGACACATGCAGGATGCCGCGTTGACGCAGTGACCGATAGCGGCGCGCGACGGTCTGTTCCGACACTCCGAGGATGACGCCCAGCTTGGCGAACGCGATTCTGGCGTCGGTCACCAGTGCGTACACGATCTGCTTGTCGAGCACATCCAGCAGGGAGGATTCCTGCGCCTCTTCGAGCTGCACCGGAGGAATCTATCGCAGAGAGCGGTATAGCTATGAGGATATCGCCGGTTGTCGCACGCTGGGCGTCGAAATCGTTCGCACCCTTGGAGGCTTCCTGTGAAGAAATGGCTCCCCTTGTTCGCCGCGTGCCTCGGCACGCTGATGCTGCTCATCGACGTCACCATCGTCAATGTCGCACTCCCCGACATCGCCGCCGATCTCGGCACCGGCCTGTCCGGCTTGCAGTGGGTGGTCGACGGCTACGCGCTGGCACTGGCGGCACTGCTGCTGATACTCGGCTCGCTGGCCGACCGAGTCGGCGCGAAACGGACGTATCTGGCCGGGCTCGCAGTGTTCGCCGTCGCGTCCCTCGTGTGCGGGATCGCGCAGTCCGCATCGAGTTTGATTGCGGCACGGGCACTTCAGGGCCTCGGCGGCGCGGCCATGTTCGCCACCACGCTGTCGCTGTTGCACGCGACCTACACCGGCCGCGATCGTGGTGTTGCCTTCGGCATTTGGGGCGCGGTCTCCGGTGCGGCGGCAGGCCTCGGCGTCGTACTCGGCGGCGCGCTGACCGACGCGTTCTCGTGGCGCTGGATCTTCTTCGTCAATCTGCCGATCGCGGTGGTGGCAATCGCCTTGACCGCCCTCGTGTTTCCACAGTCGATGCGGCGGGCCGATCGCGCGGTGGATCTGCTCGGCATGCTGACCTTCGCGACCGCCGCAACCGGAGCGACCTATGGTGTCATCCGCGGCGGTGAGCACGGTTGGACCGACGGTCCCGCGCTGTCGGCGCTGGTGCTCGGCGGCGCGGCGCTGCTGGCCTTCTGGCTCGTCGAATCCCGTAGCGCGGCACCGATGTTCCCGCTGGCGCTGCTGCGAAACCGCGATTTCGGCGGCACCCTCATCGGGGCGAGCGGACAGACCTTCGCGGCTTTCGCGGCAACACCGCTGATCTCGCTGTGGCTGCAGCAGCAGTTGCAGATGACCCCGCTGCACGCGGGCCTGGCAATGTTGCCGATGGCCGCGACCGCGTTCGTGGTCGCGGGAGTGTTCGGGCGACTGCTGCACGACACGGCGCCGAAGTGGACGATCGGGGTCGGGCTCGTCGTCGTCGGCATCGGCGCCGGACTGCTCACCCTGATCGACACCGGATCATCCTGGAGCGCACTGTTGCCCGGGTTCATAGTGATCGGTGCCGGGATCGGCGTCAACGCACCGGCATTGGTCGCCGTCGGCATGGCCGCGGTGCCGCCGCAGCAGGGCGGCACGGCCGCGGGCGCGGTCAATACGGCGCGGCAGCTTGGGCTCGCGCTCGGAGTCGCGGTGCTGGGCACCGTGTTCCGCGAGGTCGCCGACGCCGATCAGCGGATGACACCGGCGCAGTTCGTCGATGGGCTCGACGCGGCCCTCCAGGTGGCGGCCGTCGTCGGCATCGCATTCGGACTGATCGCGTTCGCCCTGTTCCACCGGCAGCGCACGGTTGCCGGGGCAGAGCGGGGCGATCGCACGGCAGTCGCCGCACGGTAGCCTGCTGGTGCAGGAGGCGTGATCGAGCCCGCAGCTCCCGATCACGCCTTTCCCGGTAGTCATTCGATCGAGCGAGCATGGCAGCCAGGGGCCAGTGCCGCGATCCGCTCGACGGTCGTCCTCGGCACTATCGCCGCGTTCCGACCTGATCTCGTCAGCGTCGACAAACGCTGCCGCGCATCAGATTTCGATGCACCACGGTCTCGTGACTGCTACTGCTGCGGCTGGACCGAGTCGTCGCCTTCTTTCCGTGGGCCGAAAATGCGGCGATCGGATTCGCCGATGCGGACATCGTTGATACTCGCCTCGCGGCGCGACATCAGGCCTTCGGGGGTGAACTCCCACTGCTCGTTACCGTAGCTGCGCCACCACTGGCCCGACTCGTCGTGCCATTCGTACTGGAAGCGGACCGCGATGCGGTTGTCTTCGAAGGCCCACAGGTCCTTGCGCAGCGCATAGCCGTTCTCGACGGACCACTTCCTGGTGAGGAACTCCACGATCGCCGCGCGGCCGGTGAAGAACTCGTCGCGATTGCGCCACACCGAGTCCTCGGTGTACGCGGCGGCGACGCGCTCCGGATCGCGTGTGTTCCAGGCATTTTCGGCGGCACGGACCTTGACCTCGACGGATTCGCGATCGAAGGGTGGTAGTGGGGGTCGCATGACGACTCCTTCCTCGAGTGTTGACTGCCGTGGGTATCGCGATCTCCCCGGAAATGTTCAACCGCTATTCCTTGTTTGATCGGTTAGAACTTAGCCGCAACAAGTGGCCCGAGTCAACCTGTAAAATTACTTTATCCGGTTAGAACGGCGGTGGTTGCCTTGGTAGAACATAAAGGCTCGTTACCCTCAGTCATGCTCGATCCACGCCCCCACCTCGGTGAACCGCTGGCACTCGACCTGTTGAACACGAGGTGGATCGAGAACGGGCCACAGGACCTGCTGACCGATGTCGCCGGACTCGGTGTCTGGCTCGACTCGGCGGGCCTTGCGCACCGTGCGTCCGCGGACGAACGGACGCTGGAAGCGGTGCTCGCCGCGCGCACTGCCATCTACGACGTCGTGAAGCACAGCACCGCCTCCGGGCTCAACGACGTGCTCGAACACGGCCGCGTCCGGCGCACCCTCACCAGCACCGGCCCCACTGACGTCGACGACGTGGCCGACCCGGCCTGGCTCCCCGCCTGGCTGGCCGCCGACAACCTGCTGCGCCTGCTCACCGAAGCCCCCGACCGCATCCGTCAGTGCGCCCACCCCGACTGCGTGCTGTTCTTCTACGACACCTCGAAAAACGGCACCCGGCGCTGGCATTCGATGGCAACCTGTGGCAACCGCGCCAAAGCCGCGCGCCACTACGCGAAGAAGGGGTGAGGTCAGAAGAGTTCGTCGAGCAGCCGGTAATAGCCGAGACGGCGCCGATCGGGCTCGGCCAGGCCGTAGGCGGTGAAGAACGCGCGCACCTCGTCGGCGCCGAAGTCCTCCCGCAGATCGCGTTCGGCCAGCGCAAGATCGCGATACCGATCCGCGACACCGAGGCCGCCGACATCGATCAGAATGCCGCCTTCGAGCACGTTGGACGGCGTGAAGTCGCCGTGAGCGACCACGAGATCCTGCTCGTCGGGGCGCTGCGCGTGGAGTCGGTCCAGTATCTGTTCGGGGACCAGATGCTCATGGTCTTCATCGAAGTCCTCGGGATCGATCAAACCCTCGAGCACTCGGCGAGCGGCCCGGGTCAACATCGAATCGAGTCGGCCGTCGAACGGGCACCCGGCAATCGGGATGGTGTGCAGGCTCCGCAGCAGCGCACCCATGAGCGCCCCTACCGTCCCGCCCGCGTCCGAACCGTCGGCTGCGGGATATTCGCCGGGAACCTCACCGCTCCCGGACGACGCATCGCCCTCGGCGGCATGGGCCCTGCCTTCGGGGATACCGCTATCTCCCACCGCACCGATTTCGGCAGCAGCACGCCCGTCGCTCTCGGCGCGCGAGGCGAGACTCGGCACGCCCGCGTCGGCGAGCACCAGCACATCACCGTCGAACACGGCCACATCCGGTAGTCGAATCCCATAGTCGCGCAACCAGTTCAGGCGCGCATGCTCGGCCACCGCCAGCGGACCGCGCTTGACCCAGTACATGCCGTTGACGAACGAGACCCCGCCGCTCAGCCCCTCGTGATCGTCCGACCAGACCGGTGTGGCACCGAGCAGTGCGGCGATTGCGGGAGGTAGGGCAATGGGCAGCTCCTCCAGGGCGTCCAAGATCGCGCAAGTCGACTCGACCAGCTCGGAATCGGCCTCGGCGCTGCGCAGCGCCAACGCCTCGGCCAACAGTGTGCGCGCTTCGTCGAGCCTGTGCTGCTCGGCGAGCGCTGTACCGAGGTGTTGGAGCGCGAACGACAGCACCTCCGGCACATCGGTTCGGGCCAGGTCCAGCGCCTGCCGGTAGAGGATTTCGGCGGTCACCGCATCGCCTTGATACCGATAGACGTCACCGAGGTTGATCAGCACCGCGACCCGCCGTCGCTCGGTGTCGGCACATTCCAATGCCCGGTCGAGATGGTCGAGTGCGTCCTCGTAGCGCCCGAGCAGCAGCAGGTCGATCCCGGTCTGCTGCCATTCGACATAGCCGGTAGGCCGGACCGCTGCCACCCGCGCGGCCAGGTGCTCACGATCGGTGTCAGCCATGTGCAACCGCCCGTCGAAGGGGTAGCCGGAGGCCGCGCCTGCGTCCGGGCCGAGCGCGGGACCGCGGACGGACTGCGTCCGCCGGCTCGGGTGATCGGTCACCATCGGCCGCGTGGCACGTCGAAGTCTGCACATAGCGCCCGCCACACATCCCGGGGATCGACCCCCGCGTCGATGGCGGTGGCCCCGGTCCGACCGCCCAGCGACGGGATCACATGATCGGTGAGCAGGGCATCACCACGGGCCACACCGAACTCGGTGTGCAACAGCTCCTGAAACTCAGTCAACCGCACCGGGTTCAAGATACTCGTGCCCTCCGACCCGATGCGCTCCGCCTGCGGGTCCCCAACCCGTGCGCTACTGGGCTCGCACCTCGTCCAACACCGCATGGCAGCGCGCGATCGGGTCGGCGACGGTGGCCGCATCCGCGGCTGCGGATCGGGCCGCCGCGGTGTAAGCAGGGGTGTGCAGCAGGTCGAGGACTGCCGAGCGAACGGCGTCGGCGGTCAGTGGGCGGACCAGGATCGAACTACCTTGGCGGGCGGCGCGATTGGCCAGTTCCCATTGATCGCCGCCACCGGGGATCGTCACGATCGGGACGCCCGCGAGCAGGGATTTGGCCAGCAGGCCATGGCCGCCGCCGCCCACGACGGCGGCCGCGTGGGTGAGTAGTTCGTCTTGGCGACCCAGACCCGCGGTCGCCCACGACGGCAGATCGGCGGGTGGGGTGCCCAGCAGGGAGATCGCCACCCGCACGCCCGCGCCGTCGAGCGCCGCCAGCACGGTCTCGACCATGCCTGCGACACCGGTGTGCGCGGTCGAGGGCGCAACCATGACCAGTGGTTCGTCGCCGGGCGGCGGTTCGAGGATCGCGCTGGTCGGCTCCCACAGCAGCGGTCCGATCACGTCGGCGTGTTCCGGCCAGTCCGGGCGCGGCACCTCGAGTGCGGGCAGGGTGGCGATGAGCCTGGCGGCCGGACCCGGATCGGTAGCGGGTAGCCCAACACCCTCGCGGGCCTGCTCACGTTGGCGCTGACCGTTGCGAATGGCCCGCGCGGTCAGGGTGCGCAACACTCCGTCGCGCAACCTGCCACGCACGCCCTCCCCTGGTGCGAGTCCACTCCCGATGGGCGGCAACGCTTTCGACGGCAGATACAGCGGATGCGGGGACAGCTCGACCCATGGCACCCCTAGGCGTTCGGCAGCCATGCCCCCACCCGCGGTGAGCACATCCGACACCACCAACTCGGGCAGCATGGCGCTCAGATCCGGCAGGATCTCCGTCGAAATGTGCGCGGCCCGTTCATGAATCCGCTGCCCGGCGTCGGCGTCGTCGTCGGCGGCCCGCGGCGCAAGGCCCTTGAGGCGACGCACCGGAATGCCCGCTTCCCGCGCGACGTCGAACCACCGTGGCCCGGTAAACAACACGGGCTCGTCACCGGCCGCGAGGAATCGCTCGCACAGCGCCAACGCCGGAAACGCATGACCTGGATCCGGCCCCGCTACTACGGCAACACGCATTCGCCCAGCCTGCCACACGCTCTCTCGCGCCGAGCCGGCCCGTCGGGCCCGATGTTCACGCAGTGGTCGATCGCTGGACGCCGCACCTGGCGCCAGCGCCTGCGATGATGGTCTAGACCATTGAGGCCGTATTGGAGGATGCAGGTGCCCATCTCCACCGTCGACGAATTGATGAGCTTGCTGACCGGCTGTCACGACGTCTGGGACTCGCCGGACCGCAACGGCGACCCGGTCGACATTCTCGATCACGACCTGCAATGCGCGGAACTACTGCGCAGCGCCTATCCGGCCGATGAGCAACTACAACTAGCGGGCCTGCTGCACGACATCGGCCACCTACTCGTTCCCGGCGACGATGCAGGACACGGCAGGCACGGCGCACAGGCAGTGCGCCCGCTGCTCGGCAACCGGGTCGCCCGGCTGGTGGAACTCCACGTTGTCGCCAAGCGATATCTGGCCGCGACCGACGCCGCGCACGCAGACGGGTTGTCACCGTCCAGCCAGCGCACACTGGTCGCCCAGGGCGGGCCCATGGACGAGAGGGAAATCGCGGAGTTCCAGGCGGACCCGGATTTCACTGCCGCGATCGCCCTGCGCCGCGCCGATGACGCAGGCAAGGTCGTCGGGTTCGCGGTGGCGCGCTTGGAGTCGTGGCGCGCCGTCATCGAACGAGTCGCCGCCGCAAGCTGACGACCGAATCGCAGGCTGCGGCCGACTCGGACAGCCACGGCGGGGCGGCCGGCTCGGCACTGTCGCACCTAGAATCACCGGCGCAAGCCGGATCGAATGTCAGCCGCGGAAGTAATAGAGCTCGAAGCCGACAGCGTGAGCGGCCGGGAAGCCTTCCTTCGGACCGGTCGCCATCTCGATGACGGCGCGAACCTGGTCGGCGACCGGTTGGGGGCTGAGGATCTCCAGGTAGCGGCG includes these proteins:
- a CDS encoding nuclear transport factor 2 family protein, which produces MRPPLPPFDRESVEVKVRAAENAWNTRDPERVAAAYTEDSVWRNRDEFFTGRAAIVEFLTRKWSVENGYALRKDLWAFEDNRIAVRFQYEWHDESGQWWRSYGNEQWEFTPEGLMSRREASINDVRIGESDRRIFGPRKEGDDSVQPQQ
- a CDS encoding CGNR zinc finger domain-containing protein, with the translated sequence MLDPRPHLGEPLALDLLNTRWIENGPQDLLTDVAGLGVWLDSAGLAHRASADERTLEAVLAARTAIYDVVKHSTASGLNDVLEHGRVRRTLTSTGPTDVDDVADPAWLPAWLAADNLLRLLTEAPDRIRQCAHPDCVLFFYDTSKNGTRRWHSMATCGNRAKAARHYAKKG
- a CDS encoding phosphotransferase; its protein translation is MVTDHPSRRTQSVRGPALGPDAGAASGYPFDGRLHMADTDREHLAARVAAVRPTGYVEWQQTGIDLLLLGRYEDALDHLDRALECADTERRRVAVLINLGDVYRYQGDAVTAEILYRQALDLARTDVPEVLSFALQHLGTALAEQHRLDEARTLLAEALALRSAEADSELVESTCAILDALEELPIALPPAIAALLGATPVWSDDHEGLSGGVSFVNGMYWVKRGPLAVAEHARLNWLRDYGIRLPDVAVFDGDVLVLADAGVPSLASRAESDGRAAAEIGAVGDSGIPEGRAHAAEGDASSGSGEVPGEYPAADGSDAGGTVGALMGALLRSLHTIPIAGCPFDGRLDSMLTRAARRVLEGLIDPEDFDEDHEHLVPEQILDRLHAQRPDEQDLVVAHGDFTPSNVLEGGILIDVGGLGVADRYRDLALAERDLREDFGADEVRAFFTAYGLAEPDRRRLGYYRLLDELF
- a CDS encoding glycosyltransferase, coding for MRVAVVAGPDPGHAFPALALCERFLAAGDEPVLFTGPRWFDVAREAGIPVRRLKGLAPRAADDDADAGQRIHERAAHISTEILPDLSAMLPELVVSDVLTAGGGMAAERLGVPWVELSPHPLYLPSKALPPIGSGLAPGEGVRGRLRDGVLRTLTARAIRNGQRQREQAREGVGLPATDPGPAARLIATLPALEVPRPDWPEHADVIGPLLWEPTSAILEPPPGDEPLVMVAPSTAHTGVAGMVETVLAALDGAGVRVAISLLGTPPADLPSWATAGLGRQDELLTHAAAVVGGGGHGLLAKSLLAGVPIVTIPGGGDQWELANRAARQGSSILVRPLTADAVRSAVLDLLHTPAYTAAARSAAADAATVADPIARCHAVLDEVRAQ
- a CDS encoding HD domain-containing protein, which encodes MPISTVDELMSLLTGCHDVWDSPDRNGDPVDILDHDLQCAELLRSAYPADEQLQLAGLLHDIGHLLVPGDDAGHGRHGAQAVRPLLGNRVARLVELHVVAKRYLAATDAAHADGLSPSSQRTLVAQGGPMDEREIAEFQADPDFTAAIALRRADDAGKVVGFAVARLESWRAVIERVAAAS
- a CDS encoding DUF3046 domain-containing protein gives rise to the protein MRLTEFQELLHTEFGVARGDALLTDHVIPSLGGRTGATAIDAGVDPRDVWRALCADFDVPRGRW
- a CDS encoding MFS transporter; translation: MKKWLPLFAACLGTLMLLIDVTIVNVALPDIAADLGTGLSGLQWVVDGYALALAALLLILGSLADRVGAKRTYLAGLAVFAVASLVCGIAQSASSLIAARALQGLGGAAMFATTLSLLHATYTGRDRGVAFGIWGAVSGAAAGLGVVLGGALTDAFSWRWIFFVNLPIAVVAIALTALVFPQSMRRADRAVDLLGMLTFATAATGATYGVIRGGEHGWTDGPALSALVLGGAALLAFWLVESRSAAPMFPLALLRNRDFGGTLIGASGQTFAAFAATPLISLWLQQQLQMTPLHAGLAMLPMAATAFVVAGVFGRLLHDTAPKWTIGVGLVVVGIGAGLLTLIDTGSSWSALLPGFIVIGAGIGVNAPALVAVGMAAVPPQQGGTAAGAVNTARQLGLALGVAVLGTVFREVADADQRMTPAQFVDGLDAALQVAAVVGIAFGLIAFALFHRQRTVAGAERGDRTAVAAR